In Edaphobacter paludis, a single window of DNA contains:
- a CDS encoding carboxypeptidase-like regulatory domain-containing protein — MNSKKSISRFVLSLIVACFFSIGVSAIAQSDSSSLSGTITDASGAVVPNAKVVVHNDATQGEQQTTSGDKGSFTIPNLTSGDYSIRVEAPGFQSTTLDNVHVDPSIGRRVDISMKVGNTSTEVTVEAGANAIQTESASVGQLVTQEQVKSIQLNGRNPLYLSQLEPGVVRRQSMAAFGFGLDNNINVNGARNQESVITFDGAPMVRTRANGTSVGVADVDSTSQEQILTTSYPAEYGRTSGGQIRIVPKSGTSEFHGSAFEYFRNTALNANTWSRNFSGLKRQAFRYNQFGWNLNGPLYIPGHFNKDRKKLFFLVGQEYTRYNHDDLATQKVPTNLMRTGNFSELLGPNIFYSKPVQIVNPNTGVAYANDVIPQSDLSPNGLGLLNAYPTANTNAPGYNWLDSALYTEAQRKDSVVIDYVPADAHHFRLSILNYNYNDYEPHYGNFNRTPRIFTRPNQVGVFHYTWTINATTVNDLIVSGAADHVNIGIDTSKGLYDRTKYGINYPFLYNGAVKVLPNKIPTINIANFGTLDGGPYPSRSGGIVYDLADNLTKLIGNHTLKFGGLWEYSGENNFDQINVSSTIPGSTNNQNGLFTFTDTRGGISQTSKAAVANAALGLFDTYGEIGQRSYTLFRSNMFSGFAQDDWRVTPKLLLEYGIRYTINTPYYAIWGNQSFFNPVYYNPANAPTVDPNTGFTTGGTALNGVVIPGNGFPSVAKGHVPDAILANGYSANFHNLPRGYNPTVYTDIQPRVGFAYQISPNAVIRGGGGRYVQRLGISDNVQVGGNAPFQPSSTVTDGSVDNPGGIGTNNTPLSFTSHSYNYPSPNSYGWNLTFEQEFHDVGTFTLAYVGRRGIHLEQLGNINQLQPGTVQANPTVKSPDALRPYKGYSTIIESENAGASIYHSMQANFKRRLVKGLLFGVAYTWSKSMDFGSSNGTSLPNVYDKSIFYGPSDFDTRNVLVINYVWNIPYATHATNRLVRSSLGNWQFSGTIQGQSGQPLSVSQGNDYAGVGPGSGNQLWAHSRSPKLFHQFAGGQNTNQWFEPGVYSHAAAGTFAPRGSRNNVYGPGFQSFSAALEKGMHVIPNHENHELIFRAEAFNYLNHPNLDNPDTNPTSSTFGRVNAKGNTYASERQLQFSLRYAF, encoded by the coding sequence TTGAACAGCAAAAAATCAATCTCTCGCTTCGTGTTGTCACTCATCGTCGCGTGCTTCTTCAGCATTGGCGTCTCGGCCATTGCGCAATCAGATTCTTCTTCTCTGTCGGGCACTATCACGGACGCATCCGGGGCCGTGGTCCCCAACGCAAAAGTGGTCGTTCACAACGACGCCACGCAGGGAGAACAGCAGACCACCAGCGGCGATAAGGGCAGCTTTACTATCCCAAACCTCACATCGGGTGACTACAGTATCCGTGTCGAGGCGCCCGGATTTCAAAGTACGACGCTTGACAACGTGCATGTCGATCCCAGTATCGGCCGTCGTGTCGACATCTCCATGAAGGTGGGCAATACCAGCACGGAAGTCACCGTTGAAGCCGGCGCCAACGCCATTCAGACTGAGAGTGCCTCGGTAGGCCAACTCGTCACCCAGGAGCAGGTCAAGAGCATCCAGCTCAACGGCCGCAACCCGCTCTACCTTTCCCAGCTCGAGCCGGGAGTCGTTCGCCGACAATCCATGGCAGCCTTTGGTTTTGGCCTCGACAACAACATCAACGTTAATGGCGCCCGCAACCAGGAGAGCGTGATCACCTTCGACGGTGCGCCGATGGTCCGCACCCGCGCGAACGGCACCAGCGTTGGCGTTGCCGATGTGGACTCAACTTCGCAGGAGCAGATTCTTACCACGAGCTATCCTGCCGAGTACGGCCGGACCTCCGGCGGTCAAATCCGGATCGTACCCAAGAGCGGCACGAGCGAGTTTCATGGCAGTGCTTTCGAGTATTTCCGCAATACCGCGCTCAACGCCAACACCTGGAGCCGTAACTTCTCCGGTCTCAAGCGCCAAGCGTTCCGCTACAACCAATTCGGATGGAATCTCAACGGACCACTCTACATTCCCGGCCACTTCAACAAGGACCGTAAGAAGCTCTTCTTCCTGGTCGGTCAGGAATACACTCGCTACAACCATGATGATCTGGCGACACAGAAGGTGCCTACGAATCTCATGCGAACAGGCAACTTCAGCGAGTTACTGGGACCCAACATCTTTTACAGCAAGCCGGTGCAGATCGTTAACCCGAACACCGGAGTTGCGTATGCCAATGACGTCATCCCCCAGTCGGATCTGAGCCCTAATGGTCTAGGTTTGCTCAATGCCTATCCGACGGCCAATACCAACGCGCCCGGCTACAACTGGCTTGACTCAGCTCTCTATACTGAGGCGCAACGCAAGGACTCGGTTGTGATCGACTATGTCCCTGCGGATGCGCATCACTTCCGCTTGAGCATACTCAACTACAACTACAACGATTACGAGCCGCATTACGGTAATTTCAATCGCACTCCCCGCATCTTCACCCGGCCAAATCAGGTTGGTGTCTTCCACTACACCTGGACGATTAATGCCACGACCGTGAATGACCTGATCGTGTCTGGCGCCGCCGACCATGTAAACATCGGCATCGACACATCGAAGGGGCTCTACGACCGCACCAAGTACGGAATCAACTACCCCTTCCTCTACAATGGTGCCGTCAAGGTACTCCCCAACAAGATTCCGACCATCAACATCGCAAACTTCGGCACACTCGATGGCGGTCCCTATCCTTCGCGCTCGGGTGGAATCGTCTATGACCTTGCAGACAACCTCACCAAGTTGATTGGAAATCACACCCTTAAATTCGGTGGCCTCTGGGAGTACTCCGGCGAAAACAACTTCGACCAGATCAACGTAAGCAGCACGATCCCGGGTTCTACCAACAACCAGAACGGACTCTTCACCTTCACCGATACGCGTGGTGGCATCTCACAGACGTCAAAGGCTGCAGTCGCAAACGCCGCCCTTGGCCTCTTCGATACTTACGGAGAGATCGGCCAGCGTTCTTACACGCTCTTCCGCAGCAACATGTTTTCCGGTTTTGCTCAGGACGACTGGCGGGTCACACCGAAACTGCTGCTTGAGTACGGTATCCGGTACACCATCAACACCCCTTACTATGCGATCTGGGGCAACCAGTCCTTCTTCAATCCTGTCTACTACAATCCAGCGAATGCCCCCACCGTAGATCCGAATACCGGCTTTACAACGGGAGGCACGGCTCTTAATGGCGTCGTCATCCCGGGCAACGGTTTTCCGAGTGTAGCCAAGGGGCATGTGCCGGACGCTATCCTCGCCAATGGCTATTCCGCCAACTTCCACAACCTTCCCCGCGGCTACAACCCGACTGTGTATACGGACATTCAGCCGCGTGTTGGCTTCGCCTACCAGATCAGCCCGAATGCTGTCATTCGCGGTGGCGGCGGTCGTTACGTTCAGCGGCTCGGTATCAGCGATAACGTGCAGGTCGGTGGAAATGCACCATTCCAACCGTCCTCCACCGTTACTGACGGCAGCGTTGACAATCCTGGCGGCATCGGAACGAACAATACTCCGCTTTCGTTCACCTCGCATTCGTACAACTACCCCAGCCCCAATTCCTACGGATGGAACCTGACTTTCGAGCAGGAGTTCCACGACGTCGGGACCTTTACCCTTGCCTACGTTGGACGCCGCGGTATTCACCTCGAACAGCTAGGCAACATCAACCAACTCCAACCTGGTACCGTTCAAGCCAATCCGACCGTCAAATCCCCCGATGCTCTTCGTCCTTACAAGGGCTATTCGACGATCATCGAGTCAGAGAATGCGGGCGCATCCATCTACCACTCGATGCAGGCCAATTTCAAGCGGCGTCTGGTCAAGGGGCTGCTCTTTGGAGTGGCTTACACCTGGTCCAAGAGCATGGACTTCGGTTCCTCGAACGGCACGAGCTTGCCCAACGTATACGACAAGAGCATCTTCTATGGTCCCAGCGACTTTGATACTCGCAATGTGCTGGTCATCAACTACGTCTGGAACATTCCTTACGCCACCCATGCCACCAATCGCCTGGTACGGAGTTCGCTCGGCAACTGGCAGTTCTCCGGGACTATTCAGGGACAGTCGGGGCAGCCGCTTAGTGTCTCGCAGGGTAACGACTATGCGGGTGTCGGGCCAGGCTCGGGCAACCAGCTCTGGGCACATAGCCGCAGCCCTAAACTCTTCCATCAGTTCGCCGGAGGCCAGAACACTAACCAGTGGTTCGAACCCGGTGTTTACTCTCACGCAGCAGCCGGCACCTTCGCTCCACGCGGCTCTCGTAACAATGTCTATGGCCCAGGCTTTCAGAGCTTCAGTGCAGCTCTGGAAAAGGGAATGCATGTTATCCCCAACCACGAAAATCACGAGTTGATCTTCCGCGCCGAGGCCTTCAACTATCTTAACCATCCCAACCTGGACAACCCGGACACGAACCCGACAAGCAGCACCTTCGGTCGTGTCAACGCAAAGGGCAACACTTATGCCTCCGAGCGTCAGCTCCAGTTCAGTCTCCGTTACGCCTTCTAA
- a CDS encoding LacI family DNA-binding transcriptional regulator: protein MRVRKSLPKKKATLEDVARAAGVGPMTVSRTINGHPYVATETAKRVLAAVRQLGYRPNHAARVLTGQLSKTIGLIVPDLADSFFSIVSHAVQEAAREAGYIAWLAASNGDPSIEEAQIEEMTHHPVDGILLVPANSQSKYLKAVVSGSTPLVTIDRPIDGVLTDSVEVENRAGARIAVEHLIGHGYKKIACVVMNSHLQPVKQRIAGYEECLRHANLSRRKVVLSDQNAQEVLSKLFASPDRPDALFTANNSSTICVIKTLRSLKIKVPRDVALIGFDDVDFYTLLNPPVTTIRQPAVELGRTSTRLLLQKIKSMPSTSSARTVLPVTLMIRESCGCKQEVTT from the coding sequence GTGCGCGTGCGCAAGTCACTACCAAAAAAGAAAGCCACTCTGGAGGATGTCGCCCGGGCCGCCGGTGTTGGTCCCATGACGGTCTCCCGCACAATCAACGGCCACCCCTATGTTGCAACGGAAACAGCGAAGAGAGTTCTCGCTGCCGTTCGTCAATTGGGATATCGACCAAATCATGCCGCTCGCGTCTTGACCGGTCAACTCTCAAAAACCATCGGCCTCATCGTTCCCGACCTGGCTGATTCGTTTTTTTCCATTGTTAGCCACGCCGTTCAGGAAGCCGCCCGTGAGGCAGGATACATTGCGTGGTTAGCTGCCTCCAATGGCGATCCGTCCATTGAAGAAGCGCAAATCGAAGAGATGACGCACCATCCAGTGGATGGAATTCTGCTCGTTCCGGCGAACAGCCAGAGCAAATATCTGAAAGCCGTAGTCTCAGGATCGACGCCACTTGTCACGATCGATCGCCCCATTGACGGTGTCCTGACAGACTCTGTTGAGGTGGAAAACCGAGCGGGAGCACGAATCGCAGTCGAACATCTCATCGGCCACGGCTATAAGAAGATCGCCTGCGTGGTCATGAACTCTCACCTGCAACCGGTGAAGCAACGTATTGCAGGTTACGAAGAGTGCTTGAGGCATGCAAATCTTTCCCGCAGGAAAGTGGTCTTATCGGACCAGAACGCTCAAGAAGTCTTGTCGAAGCTGTTCGCTTCCCCCGATCGCCCCGACGCGTTATTTACCGCAAACAATTCCTCTACGATCTGCGTCATCAAAACACTCAGATCGCTGAAAATTAAAGTTCCAAGAGACGTCGCCTTGATTGGCTTTGACGACGTTGACTTCTACACCTTGCTGAACCCTCCGGTGACCACGATACGGCAACCTGCTGTTGAACTTGGGCGCACCTCTACTCGCCTCCTGCTGCAAAAAATCAAGAGCATGCCCTCAACCTCCAGCGCCAGAACGGTTCTTCCCGTCACTCTGATGATTCGCGAATCCTGCGGATGTAAACAAGAGGTAACGACCTGA
- a CDS encoding DUF4147 domain-containing protein, with protein MTITTATLREMARSIFIQSLTDCSVEEAFARLVRVSDSGRRVLIGGSEAIDLEHLKHLRIVAVGKASATMLGALLNCLKGLPHDVAGILIAGAQPANLPPGFQFFAGGHPLPNEASQAGARAALEMLHGLREGRSDAAATLCLFLISGGGSAMMELPLDPSITLAEMRSFYQELVHSGASIAEINCIRKHFSAVKGGRLAVAAAGVATLSLLVSDVAPDHLDALASGPTLPDTSTVDQCREIVARYGLQDQFPAAVRRFFDRLDLPETPKPGSFAGKAITLLSSDQLAAAARVRAEGLGFHAVIDNTCDDWDYQAAAEYLVGRLRSLRSIHPRICLISAGEVTVKLPSTLSKRGLTGVGGRNQHFSLYAATLLDPSDASTVILSAGSDGIDGNSQAAGAVVDEGTLETDAQYGDAAAQKYLREFDSHSILAPLGSTIVTGPTGNNLRDLRILLAAN; from the coding sequence ATGACAATCACGACTGCAACATTGCGAGAGATGGCGCGGAGTATCTTTATCCAATCGCTGACAGATTGCAGTGTGGAAGAGGCTTTTGCGCGGCTGGTTCGCGTCAGTGACAGTGGCCGTCGAGTCTTGATTGGGGGCAGCGAAGCAATCGATCTGGAGCATTTGAAGCACCTTCGCATCGTCGCCGTGGGTAAGGCGTCGGCAACGATGCTTGGTGCCCTCTTGAATTGCTTGAAGGGATTGCCTCACGATGTGGCAGGTATCCTGATTGCCGGGGCGCAACCTGCAAATCTGCCGCCGGGCTTTCAATTCTTCGCGGGCGGACATCCATTGCCCAATGAGGCCTCCCAAGCAGGGGCACGGGCTGCGCTGGAGATGCTGCACGGCTTGCGTGAGGGACGAAGCGATGCTGCCGCCACATTGTGCCTGTTTCTGATCAGTGGGGGCGGCTCCGCGATGATGGAACTTCCTCTTGACCCTTCCATCACGTTGGCGGAGATGAGGAGCTTCTATCAGGAACTGGTGCATAGTGGGGCTTCCATCGCAGAGATCAACTGCATCCGCAAACATTTTTCCGCGGTGAAGGGCGGTCGTCTTGCCGTGGCCGCGGCTGGCGTGGCAACACTCTCGTTGCTGGTCTCGGACGTTGCGCCGGATCATCTCGATGCTCTAGCCTCGGGGCCGACGCTTCCCGACACATCAACAGTGGATCAGTGTCGAGAGATCGTAGCGCGGTATGGGTTGCAGGATCAGTTCCCAGCGGCCGTCCGTCGATTTTTTGATCGCCTTGATCTCCCTGAAACTCCAAAACCGGGGAGCTTTGCGGGGAAGGCGATCACCCTGCTGAGTTCCGACCAACTGGCGGCAGCGGCGCGGGTTCGGGCCGAAGGACTTGGGTTTCATGCGGTGATCGACAATACCTGTGATGATTGGGACTACCAGGCGGCGGCGGAGTATCTGGTGGGCCGATTGCGCAGCTTGAGAAGCATCCACCCCCGGATCTGCCTGATCTCGGCGGGAGAGGTGACGGTAAAGCTGCCCAGTACGTTGAGTAAGCGGGGGCTGACTGGCGTAGGCGGACGGAACCAGCACTTCAGTCTGTATGCGGCGACCTTGCTTGATCCTTCAGATGCCTCGACAGTGATTCTATCGGCTGGCTCTGATGGTATCGATGGCAACAGCCAGGCGGCTGGAGCAGTGGTGGATGAAGGAACGCTTGAAACGGATGCTCAGTACGGAGATGCGGCGGCCCAGAAATACTTGCGGGAGTTCGACTCTCACAGCATTCTGGCTCCGCTGGGCTCAACGATTGTGACCGGGCCTACAGGGAATAATCTCCGCGACCTGCGCATTCTTCTGGCCGCGAACTGA
- a CDS encoding MFS transporter gives MVQVVESVNGREVYAKITLRLIPYLFLLYIVAYLDRVNVGFAAMDMQRELHYSNTVYGTGAGIFFIGSALFDLPSNLMLARVGAKVWIARIMISWGVISTCMMFVRSPESFYILRFLLGVCEAGFFPGMIFYLTYWYPSHERARAVAKFMTATSLAGVVGGPLSSALLRLDGFKGLAGWQWLFLSEGIPTILLGISVLFLLKNRPEEVHWLKPEEKTWLADELQRDRIRYGAAEHHALRDAIRLPMLWLLAGAYFVSQVGVYIVNLWMPLILNSFSGGAHTASVIARYATVPYLAAAIFTVIVGWNSDRTNERRWHIAGCLLLAASGFAWTAVAHNIVVAIIAMTLAAMGLWSMMGPFWTLTTSVVGDAAAAAAVAILTTIGGVGAFLGPYSIGRIRDLTHSFEGGLYAMSGLAVCAALLALAAKAGKQTPQPD, from the coding sequence ATGGTGCAGGTAGTGGAATCCGTCAACGGCAGAGAAGTCTATGCGAAGATAACGCTGCGACTTATCCCTTATCTTTTTCTGCTGTATATCGTGGCATATCTCGACCGTGTCAACGTCGGGTTTGCCGCGATGGACATGCAGCGGGAGTTGCACTACAGCAATACTGTCTATGGGACTGGCGCGGGAATTTTCTTTATAGGCTCGGCGCTTTTTGACCTGCCGAGCAACCTGATGCTGGCGCGTGTCGGCGCGAAGGTCTGGATTGCCCGCATCATGATCTCGTGGGGCGTCATCTCTACCTGCATGATGTTTGTACGGTCGCCGGAGTCGTTTTATATACTTCGTTTTCTGCTTGGAGTGTGCGAGGCCGGGTTTTTCCCGGGGATGATCTTTTACCTCACCTACTGGTACCCGTCGCATGAACGTGCACGCGCTGTTGCCAAGTTCATGACCGCGACATCGCTCGCAGGTGTAGTCGGCGGCCCACTTTCGAGTGCGCTGTTGCGCCTCGATGGGTTCAAAGGACTGGCAGGCTGGCAGTGGCTCTTTCTGTCGGAAGGTATCCCGACGATTTTGCTGGGCATCTCTGTGCTTTTTCTGCTCAAAAACAGGCCGGAAGAAGTCCACTGGCTCAAGCCGGAGGAGAAGACGTGGCTTGCGGACGAGTTGCAGCGCGACCGCATCCGCTACGGCGCGGCGGAGCACCACGCGCTACGCGACGCTATCCGGTTGCCGATGTTATGGCTTCTTGCCGGGGCCTACTTCGTCAGCCAGGTTGGCGTGTATATCGTAAATCTATGGATGCCGCTGATCCTCAACAGCTTTTCCGGCGGCGCGCATACGGCCAGCGTCATTGCGCGATACGCTACGGTGCCGTATCTAGCGGCGGCCATCTTTACCGTGATTGTAGGGTGGAACTCCGACCGGACCAATGAGCGACGCTGGCACATCGCGGGTTGTCTGCTGCTGGCGGCAAGCGGCTTTGCCTGGACAGCGGTGGCACATAATATCGTGGTCGCCATTATCGCCATGACCCTGGCTGCGATGGGGCTGTGGAGCATGATGGGCCCGTTCTGGACGTTGACCACCAGCGTCGTCGGCGACGCGGCAGCAGCGGCAGCGGTTGCCATTCTCACCACGATTGGCGGTGTTGGAGCGTTTCTTGGGCCTTATTCCATAGGCAGAATTCGTGATCTCACCCACAGCTTTGAAGGTGGTCTCTACGCCATGAGTGGACTGGCTGTCTGCGCCGCATTGTTGGCTTTGGCGGCAAAAGCAGGGAAGCAAACGCCCCAGCCTGACTGA
- a CDS encoding sugar-binding domain-containing protein has translation MVAGLLGLFNVLPAAANSAPPSPVVLSSGWQLQDAAKVSQSGDAVSQQGFAPQGWYSATVPGTVLTSLVNDGVYPEPLYGENNRPDKIPESLSRTPYWYRTVFTVPKSYSHRQAWLNFDGINYAAEIWVNGKQIGTTKGAFIRGTFDITSIITPGKQAVLAVLVSPQPHPGVPHEHTIRNGMGLNGGITAIDGPTFLSTIGWDWIPAIRDRDTGIWRKVYLSATGPVVVKNPLVETDLPLPKLDSADVSIKTTVENISDKPQKGVLKGSFGEVTFRKEVELAPHSSTLVALDSKNTPALHINNPKLWWPNGYGPQNLYNLHLTFEIKKNVSDSQDLSFGIRKITYSVPDAENLTVSVNGVRIFIRGGDWGLDEAMKRIPRERLEAEIRMHKLANLNLIRNWVGQSTNEDFYELCDKYGILLWDEFFQPNPSDGPNPTDLPTYMANVRDKILRFRNHPSIAIWCARNEGYPPKEIDDALRPMMAELDPARLYQPSSTAGHGVNSGGPYHWRTPREFYVFSHAFKTEIGSVSVPTLESIHGMMPQKDWEIINDDWAEHDFARGASGGDTYRDVIEARYGKLANLADFVRKAQLANYEAFRAMYEGRNAKLFNPSTAVITWMSNPAQPSFVWQLYHHDLEPNSSLFAVEKAGELQHIQLNESNDDIQVINNLPTALTNATAHLSIYNLDGSIPYQHDFAVTAAPSVATSLGVVAWPTNLSPVYFVKLDLHDASGKLLSSNFYWRALPAHQDDLTALNQLSTITLDAKVERHDADGKCLLSVTLHNSGAQVALMTHLQLRRQQSGERVLPVYYSDNYVSLVPNETKTISIEASAADLKGDVPLVVVDGWNIAVTPSSSPAAAIALNVDAQVNHWPVTGLPMYVPPPLASPASDKTN, from the coding sequence GGACTCTTAGGATTGTTCAACGTGCTTCCTGCCGCAGCAAACTCTGCACCTCCCTCTCCCGTAGTGCTCTCTTCCGGCTGGCAGTTGCAGGATGCGGCCAAAGTTTCTCAATCCGGAGATGCCGTCTCGCAGCAGGGATTTGCTCCTCAAGGCTGGTACTCAGCTACGGTGCCGGGTACGGTGCTTACCAGTCTCGTTAACGACGGCGTCTACCCCGAGCCTCTCTATGGGGAGAACAACCGTCCCGATAAGATTCCTGAAAGTCTGAGCCGCACCCCTTACTGGTACCGCACCGTCTTTACTGTTCCCAAGTCCTACTCTCATCGTCAGGCGTGGTTGAACTTCGACGGTATTAATTACGCCGCGGAGATATGGGTGAATGGCAAACAGATCGGCACGACGAAGGGCGCATTCATTCGCGGCACTTTTGACATTACCTCGATCATCACGCCGGGCAAGCAAGCGGTGCTGGCCGTGCTGGTCAGCCCGCAGCCGCATCCAGGTGTGCCCCATGAGCACACGATTCGCAATGGCATGGGACTGAACGGCGGCATTACTGCGATTGACGGTCCGACATTTCTCTCCACCATCGGCTGGGACTGGATTCCGGCGATTCGCGATCGGGACACTGGCATTTGGAGGAAGGTGTATCTCTCTGCGACAGGACCGGTTGTAGTAAAAAATCCGCTGGTCGAGACCGATCTGCCGCTGCCAAAGCTGGACTCGGCGGATGTCTCAATCAAGACAACGGTTGAGAATATAAGCGACAAGCCCCAGAAAGGCGTGCTGAAAGGAAGCTTCGGAGAAGTTACTTTCCGGAAGGAGGTTGAACTTGCGCCTCACAGCTCAACGTTGGTTGCGCTTGATTCCAAAAATACTCCGGCACTGCACATCAATAATCCAAAGCTGTGGTGGCCAAACGGCTACGGTCCACAGAATCTCTACAACCTCCATCTCACCTTTGAGATCAAGAAGAACGTCTCCGACAGCCAAGACCTTAGCTTTGGCATTCGCAAGATTACCTACTCCGTTCCCGACGCCGAGAACCTCACAGTATCTGTCAATGGTGTTCGCATCTTTATTCGCGGCGGCGACTGGGGGCTGGACGAGGCGATGAAGCGCATTCCGCGCGAACGTCTCGAAGCCGAGATTCGAATGCATAAGCTGGCGAACCTCAATCTGATCCGCAACTGGGTTGGGCAGAGCACGAACGAGGACTTCTACGAGCTTTGCGACAAGTACGGAATACTTCTTTGGGATGAGTTTTTCCAGCCCAATCCCAGCGACGGTCCCAACCCGACTGATCTGCCTACTTACATGGCGAACGTTCGCGATAAGATTCTCCGCTTCCGCAATCATCCGTCCATTGCGATCTGGTGTGCGCGCAACGAGGGCTATCCGCCCAAGGAGATTGACGACGCACTGCGTCCGATGATGGCTGAACTCGATCCCGCACGGCTCTATCAGCCGAGTTCCACCGCCGGCCACGGCGTCAACTCCGGCGGCCCATACCATTGGCGCACGCCTCGCGAATTTTACGTCTTCAGTCATGCATTCAAGACTGAGATCGGCAGCGTCTCCGTGCCGACCCTCGAGTCGATTCACGGAATGATGCCGCAGAAGGATTGGGAGATCATCAACGATGATTGGGCCGAGCATGACTTTGCCCGCGGAGCGTCCGGTGGCGACACCTATCGTGACGTCATCGAAGCTCGTTATGGCAAGTTGGCCAACCTAGCCGACTTTGTTCGCAAGGCGCAGCTTGCAAACTATGAGGCCTTTCGCGCAATGTACGAGGGCCGCAACGCCAAGCTCTTCAACCCCAGCACGGCGGTCATCACGTGGATGAGCAATCCCGCGCAGCCGAGCTTTGTCTGGCAGCTCTATCATCATGATCTTGAGCCCAACTCGTCGCTCTTCGCGGTGGAGAAGGCGGGTGAGTTGCAGCACATTCAACTGAACGAGAGCAATGACGACATTCAGGTCATCAATAATCTACCCACTGCGTTGACCAATGCCACGGCGCATCTCTCCATCTACAATCTCGACGGCTCTATCCCCTACCAGCATGACTTCGCGGTCACGGCTGCTCCCAGTGTCGCTACGAGTCTGGGCGTGGTGGCGTGGCCAACAAATCTGTCGCCGGTTTACTTCGTCAAACTGGACCTGCACGATGCGTCAGGCAAACTGCTCTCGAGCAACTTCTACTGGCGTGCGCTGCCTGCGCATCAGGACGATCTGACGGCGCTCAATCAGCTATCCACCATCACGCTCGATGCCAAGGTCGAGCGGCATGATGCGGACGGCAAATGCCTGCTGTCTGTCACGCTGCACAATTCGGGCGCTCAGGTTGCGCTCATGACGCATCTGCAACTGCGGCGTCAGCAATCCGGCGAGCGCGTGCTGCCGGTCTACTACAGCGACAACTATGTTTCGCTTGTGCCCAACGAGACGAAGACCATCTCGATTGAAGCAAGCGCTGCCGACCTTAAGGGTGACGTGCCGCTGGTCGTCGTGGATGGATGGAACATTGCAGTTACTCCTTCATCGTCGCCTGCGGCTGCGATCGCACTGAACGTCGATGCGCAGGTCAATCATTGGCCGGTGACCGGGTTGCCGATGTACGTTCCGCCGCCGTTGGCGTCGCCAGCTTCGGATAAGACGAACTAA